A window of Methanobacteriaceae archaeon contains these coding sequences:
- the mer gene encoding 5,10-methylenetetrahydromethanopterin reductase — MKFGIEFVPNEPIEKIVKLVKLAEDVGFEYTWITDHYNNKNVYETLALIAAGTETIKLGPGVTNPYVRSPAITASAVATLDEISNGRATLGIGPGDKATFDALGIEWTKPVSTIKDAITMMSTLMSGGKTETGANLMGVKAVQEKIPIYMGAQGPMMLKTAGEASDGALINASNPKDFEAAVPLIKEGAEAAGKSIADVDVAAYTCCSIDDDQAKAIGAAKIVVAFIAAGSPPPVFERHGLAPDTGAKFGEFLGKGDFGGAIGAVTDELMDAFSVVGTPADFVPKIEALGEMGVTQYVAGSPIGPDKEKSIKLLGEVIDSF, encoded by the coding sequence ATGAAATTCGGTATCGAATTTGTTCCAAACGAACCTATAGAAAAGATTGTAAAGCTTGTAAAACTAGCAGAAGACGTAGGTTTTGAATACACATGGATAACAGACCACTACAACAATAAAAATGTATACGAAACCCTGGCATTAATTGCCGCAGGAACCGAAACCATCAAACTCGGTCCTGGTGTAACCAACCCCTACGTAAGAAGCCCCGCCATAACTGCATCAGCAGTGGCTACCTTAGATGAAATATCCAACGGAAGAGCAACCTTAGGAATTGGTCCTGGTGACAAGGCTACCTTTGACGCCTTAGGAATTGAATGGACCAAACCTGTAAGCACCATTAAAGATGCTATAACCATGATGAGCACCTTAATGTCTGGTGGAAAAACCGAAACCGGTGCCAACTTAATGGGTGTAAAAGCAGTACAGGAAAAAATCCCTATCTACATGGGTGCACAGGGACCAATGATGCTCAAAACCGCTGGTGAAGCCTCAGACGGTGCTTTAATCAACGCATCAAACCCAAAAGACTTTGAAGCAGCAGTTCCACTCATAAAAGAAGGAGCAGAAGCCGCTGGAAAATCAATCGCAGATGTAGATGTAGCAGCATACACCTGCTGTTCCATAGACGACGACCAGGCCAAAGCAATAGGCGCAGCAAAAATAGTTGTAGCCTTCATCGCAGCCGGTTCCCCACCACCAGTATTCGAAAGACACGGCCTAGCCCCAGACACCGGTGCTAAATTCGGAGAATTCCTGGGTAAAGGTGACTTCGGTGGAGCTATAGGTGCTGTAACAGACGAACTCATGGACGCATTCTCTGTAGTCGGAACCCCCGCAGACTTCGTACCAAAAATCGAAGCTCTCGGAGAAATGGGTGTGACCCAGTACGTAGCTGGTTCCCCAATCGGTCCTGACAAAGAAAAATCCATCAAACTCTTAGGAGAAGTTATAGACAGCTTCTAA
- a CDS encoding cytochrome c biogenesis protein CcdA, producing the protein MLDYLISFSAGIVSVLSPCVLPLIPIVVGHSLLRKELSYTISFVGGFFLLFAIITILTVLFTAAINHYLFYFRILASIFLIILGVVILLYPNRFSVGHSTPVDKNVSSSFIIGLITCLAWSPCFGPYIVAVAAYSASTGDIIYSIVNMLLFSLGFSFTLLILAFVLSKMNLEKIIKYSSGIRMLAGIIIVIAGIYLLSTQLGII; encoded by the coding sequence ATGCTTGATTATTTAATTTCTTTCTCTGCCGGAATAGTATCAGTGCTATCTCCCTGTGTTTTACCACTGATCCCAATAGTGGTGGGGCATTCTCTTTTAAGAAAGGAGCTCAGTTACACCATTTCCTTTGTCGGTGGATTTTTTTTGTTATTTGCCATCATAACCATTTTGACGGTACTTTTTACTGCGGCAATAAATCATTACTTGTTCTACTTTAGAATATTAGCATCGATCTTTCTGATTATCCTGGGAGTAGTCATCCTTTTATATCCCAACCGATTTAGCGTCGGCCATTCCACCCCTGTGGATAAAAATGTTTCAAGCTCATTTATCATAGGATTAATAACATGTTTAGCCTGGTCTCCCTGTTTTGGACCTTACATAGTGGCAGTAGCAGCTTACAGTGCATCTACTGGTGATATAATTTACAGTATTGTTAATATGCTGTTATTCTCCCTTGGATTCTCATTTACCCTGCTGATCTTGGCATTTGTACTATCAAAAATGAATTTAGAAAAAATAATAAAATATTCATCAGGGATAAGGATGTTAGCCGGTATTATAATTGTAATTGCAGGAATTTACCTGTTATCAACCCAGTTAGGAATAATATAA
- a CDS encoding thioredoxin family protein, whose translation MKIGFIAIIIAVILAGVLGAYLLTSTDNDASSSDGLKWETDFNSALNTAQNTNKLIMVDVHAPWCGYCKEMDKNTLQDARVTQKLSNYVLLKINGDENPEFMKRYQIYSYPTILILDSSGNLVKTISGYQSPENFVKMI comes from the coding sequence ATGAAGATTGGATTTATTGCTATCATAATTGCAGTGATTCTGGCTGGTGTACTGGGAGCTTACCTGTTGACGTCAACTGATAATGATGCATCATCATCAGATGGCCTCAAATGGGAAACAGATTTCAATTCGGCTTTAAATACAGCCCAAAATACCAATAAATTGATTATGGTAGATGTCCATGCTCCATGGTGCGGTTACTGCAAGGAGATGGATAAAAACACCCTACAGGATGCCAGGGTAACACAGAAACTTTCAAACTATGTGCTTTTAAAAATCAACGGTGATGAAAATCCAGAATTCATGAAAAGATATCAGATCTACAGCTATCCCACTATACTAATCTTAGACTCCAGTGGAAACCTGGTAAAAACCATTTCCGGATATCAAAGTCCCGAAAACTTCGTAAAAATGATATAA